In Pseudomonadota bacterium, the DNA window ACTCGGTTTCCAGTGCTCTTTCCAGAAGGGCCTTGGTCAACTGTTTCAACAATCCGCTTCCTCCGATCAGATCATCGGGTTTTTTATAGTCAGCAAGCAGGCGGTCAAGTAGATCTTTTTCAACGGCCATATGAGCTCCTTTTAATGGGTGGGGTCACGGTGCACCCCTGAATGGCCATTTACACAATCTTTTTTACACCCTCGAAATTGAGTAGGGCGAGGCAGGATGAAAAGAACACTCTTCATTGATTGGAATTTTTTCCCTTGGAACCCGGCCAAAAACCTCTGATGAAGAACAAACATGAATAACAGGATCTAATCCCTCATAATTACGCAACACTTCCAACAGTCTCGCCGTTCCGAGGATGTTGGTGTCGTAAGTCAAAAAAGGAGAAGTAAAACTGGTCAAAGGGTAACTTTACGCAGCCAAGTGAAAAACAAAATCCGGACAACTTTCCGCCACCGCATTCTGTAAAGA includes these proteins:
- a CDS encoding IS256 family transposase, with the protein product MAVEKDLLDRLLADYKKPDDLIGGSGLLKQLTKALLERALETE